TGCCGGAATCAAGTGTGCGGCTGTAGGAGCCGAAGGTGGTGACCACGCCCTTTTCCTGCGGTGCAATGCGGTGGACCATCGATGCGCCAAGCCACAGGGCCAGGATCACCGCGATGCCATAGGGCGCCCAGGATTTGCCATCGGGGCGCTGCGGCAGGCGCGGCATGGTCGGACCGCGACCGCCCCCGCCATTGCCGCCGCCGCCCTTGCGGGCGCGGAAGATGTCTTCGATATTGGGGCCACGCTTTTGCGGCTCACCGGACTGTGGCGGCAGCCATGGGTTGCGCGGGCCTTCAGTCGGCGGCGCATCGCCTTGCGGTGCAGAGCCTGCATCGCCGGGCGCAGCCGGTTCGCTGCCTTCAGATCCGCCTCCCGATCCCCAGGGGCTTTTCTTGCCAGCCATGAAAAATCCCCGTTCCCGGCCCAATCGCGCGATCCATCCAGCCTGTTCAGTCATGCAGACTGTTATAGGAACGGTTCGCGCGAAAAACAGTGTCCATTCCCCAAAATTCATCTGCTAGGAGGCTGGCTGCAAATGAGCAGGGAATTGGTGTGAGCATTAGCGAAGATGCGCTGCGCGAAGCGGTGCAGGGTGTGGCGGGTGACAGGCTGCAGACGTGCAAGCTGGCCGATGGCGTGGCGACGATCATGCTGGAAGTGGGCGGGCTGGAGCGGCTCGATCGTGACAAGCTGGAAATGGCGGTGCGCGATGCGGTGCGGCAGGCAGGCGTTGGCGAAGTACGGCTGGGGATGACCGCCGAACGCAAGGCGCGGGTGATCATCGCCGTGGGATCGGGCAAGGGCGGCGTGGGCAAGTCGACGCTTTCGGCCAACCTCGCCGTCGCCATGGCGCGGCTTGGGCGCAAGGTGGGCCTTGTCGATGCCGATATCTACGGCCCCTCGCAACCGCGCCTCCTGTCCACGGAAGGCCGCCGCCCTGAGGCTGAGGGCAACAAGATGATCCCGATTCCCAGCCCTTATGGCGTCCCGATGCTGTCGATGGGTCATCTGGTTCAGCCGGGGCAGGCCATTGCCTGGCGCGGGCCGATGGCGGGCAATGCTCTGGGCCAGTTGATCGACGCGCACTGGGGCGATGTCGAGATCATCGTGGTCGATCTGCCGCCGGGCACCGGCGATGTGCAATTGACCATGCTTGCCAAGCACAAGCCCGCGGGTGCGGTGATCGTCTCGACCCCGCAGGATCTGGCGCTGATGGATGCGACACGCGCCATCGGCCTGTTCGAGCAGGGGCAGGTGCCCCTCATCGGCATGGTCGAGAACATGGCGGGCTATATCTGTCCGCACTGCGGAGAGGAAAGCGATCCGTTCGGCCATGGCGGCGCGGAAGCAGCGGCCAGGACCATGGGCCTGCCGTTCCTTGGGCGCGTACCGCTCGACCTTGCGATCCGGCGCGAGAGCGACGCGGGCAATCCGCCCGCCGCCGGAGACAGCCCGCAGGCAGAAGCGTTCCTGTCCATCGCCAGCGGTGTTCTGGCCTGGCTTGACGCGAAGCGCTGACGCCGATGCGTCTTACCCGGCGAGGGCTGCTGGTGGGGGCGGGCGTGGGCGGGGCGCTGCTGATCGCCTTCCCGCTGATCCCGCGCCGCCACGCCGTGCCGCTGGTTGCGGGCAAGGACGAACACGTCGTCGATGCCTTCCTCAAGGTGGGCAAGGTCCGCACGGGCCGTGGCAGGACGGATTGCGTACTGACCGTCGCGGTGCCGTTTTGCGAGATGGGGCAGGGGATCACCACGCTGGTCGCGCAGGTGGTTGCGGATGAAGCAGGGGCGGACTGGCGCAAGGTTGCGGTGGAAGCTGCACCGATCAGCCCGGCTTATGCCGATCCGGTGCTGTCGGCGCGTTGGGCACCGCTGTGGATGCCCGCCTTTGCCGCGCTTGGCGATGATCCCACCGGCATTCTGCCGCGCCTTCATGCCGAGCGTGAGCCGCTTATGATGACGGCAGACGGCACCGCCCTGGCGGCGTTCGAAGCGCCCTTGCGTGAGGCGGGCGCGGCCCTGCGCGCGATGATGGCGCAGGCTGCGGCAGACAGATGGGGCGTCGGCTGGGAGGAGTGCGACACCAGGGACAACTTCGTCCTGCACCAGAACAAGCGCCTGTCCTTTGCCGACCTGCTCGACAGCGCGGTGGACTACGATCCGCCTTCGGTTCCGGTGCTGCGCGCCGAACCCCCGCACGAACGCCCCGGCCAGTTTCCCGAAGGCGCCCCCGCGCGCCACCCGCGGCTTGATCTTCCGGCCAAGGTCGATGGCAGCTTTACGTTCGCGGGCGATGTGCGCCTGCCGGGCATGGTCTTTGCCGCCATTGCGCACGGGCCGCAGGGCGCGAGCGTGCTCTCGACCTATGACAAGCAGGCCGCTGCCAGAGTGCGGGGCCTTGTCGGTGTCGTCCATGCCCGGCGCTGGCTCGCTGCTGCTGCCACCACCTGGCATGCCGCCGACAAGGCCGTGCGCGCGATGGAGCCGCGCTTCCGGGCCGATGGACCTGTTGCCGATAGCGAAAGGATGCTGGTCGCGCTCGACAAGGCGCTGACCAGGGGGGAGCCAGCGCGCCTGATGGCCGAGGGCGATCCCGACCCGCTACTGGCAAAGCCCACCTTGTCAGCCCGCTATGATGTCGAACCCGCATTCCATGCCCCGCTCGAAACCGCCAGCGCCACCGCGCGCATGCGGCAGGGCAAGCTGGAATTGTGGATTGCCACGCAAGCACCCGAACGCGCGCGGCGCGCTGCGGCAAGGATGGCGGGCCTCTCGCGCCACGATGTGATCGTCTACCCCATGCATGCCGGCGGCAGTTTCGATGCGCGGCTTGACGTTCGCATCGCCGCCGAAGTGACCGCGATTGCAGTCACTCTGAACAAGCCGGTACAACTGACCTATTCGCGCTGGCAGGAATCGCTGGCAGGCGTACCGCGCACCCCGTTGTCTGCACAACTCGATGGCGCGCTCAGCCCCGACAAGGCGCGCGTGCTGGGCTGGCGGGCGCGGCTGGCAGTGCCTGCCACAGCGCGCGAATCCGGCGCGCGATTGCTCGACGGCCGGGGCATTCGCGATGCGATGGAACTGCAGGACAGCACCGATCCGATGGCTTGCGCAGGGGCCATGCCGCTCTATCGTATCCCGGAGAAGGCGGTGGATCAGGTGCCGGTGGCCCTCGGCCTGCCCACCGCCCGGTTTCGCGGGCAGGCGCACGGCTATACCGCGTTCTTCACCGAAAGCTTCATCGACGAACTGGCACATCTGGCGGGCAAGGAGCCGCTGTCATTCCGCATCGGCATGCTGGAAGGCGAACAGCGGCTCGTCGATTGCCTGTCGGGCGTTGCCCGGCTGGCGCAATGGGGCGGGGGAATCGAGGCATCGGGGCAAGGGATTGCCTGCCACCGCATGGATATGACCACGGGCACCGACAGCCAGCGTTCGGGCTTCATCGCGGTCGTCGCCACGGCAAGGGCGGAAGCGGGCGTGGTGCGGGTTGAACGGCTCAGTGCCTATGCCGACATTGGCCGGATCATCAATATGGACATTGCCCGCCAGCAGATCGAAGGGGGGCTTATGTTCGGCCTTGCCCATGCCGTCGGCGGGGCGAGCGGCTATGCCAGGGGACGCCCACTGGCGGGCCATCTCTCCCAACTGGGGCTGCCCTTGCTGGCCGATTGCCCCAAGGTCGATATTGCCTTTGCTGACAGCAAGGCAGAGCCGTTCGATCCCGGCGAACTGGGCATGGTCGCGGTGGCACCCGCCGTCGCCAATGCCCTGTTCTCTGCCACAGGCGCGCGCTTCCGCCGCCTGCCCCTGATTTCCGAAGGCCTTTGATGGAACGCATGCAAAGCAAGATGCCGGGCGATCACCCGACCATTCTGACCGGCAAGGTTGGCGTTCTCGTCGTCAACCTTGGCACACCCGATGCGCCCGATGCGCGTTCGGTGAAGCGCTATCTCAAGCAGTTCCTTTCCGACAGGCGCGTGGTCGAGATTCCGGCGCTGCTGTGGCAGCCGATCCTGCGCGGGATCATCCTGAACACCCGGCCGAAGAAGTCCGCCCACGCCTATGCGCAAGTCTGGAGCGAGGATGGATCGCCCCTGGCTGCGATCACCAAGGCCCAGGCCCGCGCGCTGCAGGCGCGGCTGGGCGATGCGGCGATCGTGCGCCACGCCATGCGCTATCAGTCGCCAGCCATGGCGGACGAACTCGACGCGTTGCTGGCCGCAGGGTGCGAACGCATACTCGTCGCCCCGCTTTATCCGCACTATTCGGGGGCTACCACCGCTTCGGCGCTTGATGCCGTGGCCGACTGGATCAAGGCGCGTCGCCGCTTGCCCGCGCTCCGTACATTGCCGCCCTATCATGACGATCCGGCCTATATCGGCGCGCTTCACGCAGACCTTTCCCGGCAGATCGATACGCTCGATTTCGTGCCCGAACTGCTTCTGTTGAGCTATCACGGCATGCCCGAACGCACCTTGCATCTGGGCGATCCCTATCACTGCCATTGCCGCAAGACCTCGCGTCTGGTGGCGGAGCGGTTTGCGGCCAGTCATCCATCGCTGCGCATCGAGACCACGTTCCAGTCGCGCTTCGGCAGGGCCAAATGGCTGGAGCCGGCGACCGATGCCGTCCTGATTGCCGAGGGGCAGAAGGGCACCAGGGCCATCGCGATTGCCGCGCCGGGTTTTTCCGCCGATTGCCTCGAAACGCTGGAAGAACTGGCCATTCGCGGTCGCGACGATTTCATCGCGGCGGGCGGCACGCATTTTGCCGCGCTGGCCTGCCTCAACGCCGGTAACGAAGGCATGGCCATGATCGAAGCGCTGGTCCGGCGCGAATTGGCGGGATGGCTCTGATTGCGCCTGTGCTGTTCTTGCCGATGCATGATCGGCTTCGCAACGATCGACGCCGAATCTGTTGACGATTCGGACCACTACCGTTAAGGGCGCCGCTTTCCGGTGGTGTATCGCCACCAAACCATGAGATTTTCGCGGCCCGTTTCAAGCGGCCCGCCAGAGGACGAGAAACAGGAACACATGGCCAACACGCCGCAAGCCCGCAAGCGCATCCGCCGCAATGACCGTCGCGCCGAAATCAACGGCAACCGTCTCTCGCGCATCCGTACTTTCGTCAAGAAGGTCGAATCCGCGCTTGAAGGTGGTGATAAGACTGCCGCAGCGGAAGCTCTCATGGCGGCCCAGCCCGAACTGGCGCGTGGCGTTGCGCGTGGCGTGATGCACAAGAACACGGTTGCCCGCAAGCTGTCGCGCCTGACCAAGCGTGTAGCGGCACTCTGATTCGCCGTGGCGTGATTCGCGTCTGCTGTCGCATCAGGCGATAGGCAGACGGTGATCTGTCCCAGATTTGAAAAATGGCCGGCGTTTAGCGTCGGCCATTTTTGTTTGTGACGCATATTGCATGCAGCCTACGCGCACGATTGTTTCAATGTGACAGTGTGCAGACGCAGCAAGTCGCGGAAACTACGCGATTCGCTTGCTGAAATACTGAAAGCTGTTTATTTTCAAATACTTGATGCAAGTCTGCGGGCCACAGCGAGTCAAGGGCATTTATTTCAGTTTTTTTGCGGGCACCCCGCTTGCGTTACGGCCCCATGCGCCAATAGACAGGGCTTCACCGAAGACGGGAATCACTGTCATCCGGTGTCACGGAAATTGCATTGATCGGGGCCTGCTGCGCAACTGCGTGGTTGGGCAAGGGTAATTTGTGCCTGCGTGACCGACTGGTCAGCGCAAGCTTTGGCAGTCGGGGCGCGACGCGTGAAGATGGACGAATTTGCGGGAGGGTCCGCCGGCCTTGGGGCTGGCGTGGCGATCTCCGGGCCAACAAGCACCGGATCAACGAATACCGGCGCAACACATAACGGACGGGCGACCATCGCGGGCCATATGGCAGCCGAGCGTAACACGATAAACAGGAAAGGCCGGGACAGCACGATGATCGAAGACCAGGAAGCGCTGGATCTGGCAGCAGACTGGGCCGACATCAGCCAGGGCCTCAAGAAGGATCTCGGATCGCAGCTTCACGCCCAGTGGATCAAGCCGATCCAGCTTGGCGCTTTCTGCAAGGAGACCGGCACACTCGATCTGTTCCTGCCGACAGAATTCTCCGCCAACTGGGTTGCCGATCGTTTCGCCGACCGCTTGAGTCTGGCGTGGAAGATTGCCCGCTCCGAAGTGCGCCAGGTGCGGATCACGGTGCATCCGCGCCGCCGGTCGCTGCCTGAACTGCGTATCGGTGGTGAAACATCCGTTCAGCCGCGCGCCACGTCGCACATGGCGGCCTCGCCAGTCATGTCCGACACCGCGCTGTCGGGTCTTGATCCGTCGCTGACCTTTGCGGAATTCGTCTCAGGCTCGGCCAATGTGCTGGCGGTCAACGCGGCGCAACGCATGGCGGCCATCGAAACCCCGCAGTTCTCGCCGCTCTACCTCAAAGGGTCGACCGGGCAGGGCAAGACGCACCTGTTGCATGCCATCGGCCACACTTTTGCCGCCAACAAGCCGGGCGCGCGGATATTCTACTGTTCGGCTGAACGATTCATGATCGAATTCGTTCAGGCCATGCGCTCGAACGAGATGATCGAGTTCAAATCGCGGTTGCGCGGGTTTGACATGCTGCTGGTCGATGACATCCAGTTCATCATCGGCAAGGCCAGCACACAGGAGGAATTCCTCCACACGATCGATGCATTGATGAGCGCGGGCAAGCGTCTCGTCGTCGCCGCCGACCGCGCGCCACAAGCGCTCGACGGGGTGGAACAGCGCCTGCTCTCGCGCCTGTCGATGGGCCTTGTCGCCGATATCCAGCCTGCCGACATCGAACTGCGCCGCAAGATTCTCGAACACCGGCTCGTCCGCTTCGGCAGCACACAAGTGCCATCCGACGTGATCGAATTTCTGGCCCGCACGATCAACCGCAACGTGCGCGAACTGGTCGGCGGCCTGAACAAGCTGATCGCCTATGCCCAGCTTACCGGCCAGCCGGTATCGTTGCAGCTGGCCGAAGAACAGTTGACCGACATTCTTTCGGCCAATCGCCGCCGCATCACCATCGATGAGATCCAGCGCACGGTCTGCCAGTTCTACCGCGTTGACCGCACTGAAATGGCATCGAAGCGCCGCGCCCGCGCGGTGGTGCGTCCGCGTCAGGTGGCGATGTACCTCGCCAAGGTGCTGACCCCGCGTTCGTACCCGGAAATCGGGCGCAAGTTCGGCGGGCGCGATCACTCGACCGTGATCCACGCGGTGCGCCTGATCGAGGAACTGCGCACCCGCGATGCCGACATGGACGGCGATGTGCGAACGCTGCTGCGCCAGCTGGAAGACTGAGCCGGAAGAAGGGGTTTCGCGCAGAGACGCGGAGAATGACGTGGAGGCGCAGAGGAGTTGCGTCGGGCCGACAGGTCGCTTTGTCCATCAAGGCTCACGTCCGGGGCCGGGGGAATGATTTCTTCGCGGCTTTGCCGCAAGCGCAACATCTCTTCGTGTCTCGCTTCTTCTCTGCGCCTCTGCGAGAACCCTTTCGGTTTTGCGCCGCAGCCCCTACCTGCAAGACATGACACCCGACCGCCTGGACCGCTTCGCCCGCCACATCGTCCTGCCAGAAGTCGGCGCGGTCGGGCAGGCGCGATTGGCGTCGAGCCATGTCGTGCTGGTCGGCATGGGCGGCATCGGATCGCCCGCGTTGCAATATCTGGCAGGTGCGGGGATCGGCAAGCTGACGCTGATCGACGATGACCTGGTCGAGGCTTCGAACCTTCAGCGCCAGACGATCTACGCCGAGCCTGACATCGGCCAGCCCAAAGCGGCGGCGGCGGCGGCATGGGTCGCTGCGTTCGACCCTGCGCTGGTGGTGGTCAGCCATGTCACCCGCATCACCTGCGACAATGCTGCCCGCCTGATAGCAGGGGCCGACGTCGTGCTGGATGGCTGCGACAACTTCGCCACGCGGCTTGCCGTTTCCGACGCCTGCGTGGCGGCGGGCATTCCGCTGACGTCTGCCGCGCTGGGCCGTTTTCAGGGCCAGATCGCCAACTTCGCCGGGCACCGCACCGATCACGCCTGCTACCGCTGCTTCGTGGGCGATGCCTTCGATGCCGAGGACTGCGATTCCTGCGCCGATCTTGGTGTGCTGGGTGCAATGGTCGGCATGGTCGGCGCGTTCGGCGCGATGGCAGCGATGCGTGTGCTGCTGGAAGGCGTCAGCACACTGGGCGACCCGCAATGGGGCCAGTTGCACGTGCTCGACGGTCTGAAGCCATCGCTGCGTACCATGCGGATCGCGAAAGACCCGGAATGTGGAGGGTGCAACTCAATCGAGTAAGTCATCCACCCACGCAGGCACCACTTCGCTGGCAGGTCCCAGCCGCGTTTCGTGGAACCATGCCGATCCCTGGCTACGTTCGAGATTCAGCTCCAGCGTCCGTAGCCCAAGATCCCGCGCTGTCCGCACAAGGCCCGCCGCCGGATAGACCGCGCCTGATGTTCCGATCGATACGAACAGGTCGGCGGCGGACAAGGCCTCGTAAATCTCGTCCATGCGGTAGGGGATTTCACCGAACCACACGATGTCCGGGCGCAACGCGGGTTCGCTGCACGAAGGGCATGGCGGGCGGTGGATCAGCGGGCCGGTCCAGCGGTGGCGCCTGTCGCATGCGGTGCACCACGCGGTCAGATGTTCGCCATGCATGTGCAGCACGTTCAGCGCGCCGCCTCTCTCGTGCAGGTCATCGACATTCTGTGTCACGATCAGCACCTCGCCGCCTGCCTGTTTCGGCCACTCGCGGTCGAGCCGGGCCAGCGCGAGATGGGCCGGATTGGGCTGTCTGGTCTGGATCGCCTCGCGCCGCATGTCGTAGAAGCGCAGGACAAGGTCTGGATCGCTGGCGAAGGCTTCGGGCGTTGCCACGTCTTCGACCCGGTGCTGCTCCCACAGGCCTCCGCCGCCGCGAAACGTATCGATGCCCGATTCGGCGGATATTCCTGCGCCAGTGAGAATGACGATATTGCGTGGACGTTTCATCGCGACCATGAAGCACGCCTGCAAAGGGACAGGCAATGACCAGAATCGGAATTATCGGCAGCGCTGGACGAATGGGCAATGCGCTGCAGGCGGCTATCGCGGCGGCAGGGCATGACTATGCGGGTGGGATCGACAAGGACGGCGATCCGCTGGCGCTGGCCAAGGCTTGCGATGTGCTGGTCGATTTCTCCGCTCCCGGCGCGCTCGAATTCAACCTTGATGCTGCGATCCATGCAAGGGTCCCGATCGTGGTCGGCACCACCGGCCTGGAGGAGCGGCACCACTGGCTGGTCGATTCCGCAGCGGTCAGCATTCCGGTGCTGCAGACCGGCAATACCTCGCTGGGCGTTACCCTGCTTTCGCATCTGGTGCAGGAAGCGGCGCAGCGGCTGGGCGAGGACTGGGACATCGAGATCGTCGAGACGCATCATCGCATGAAGGTGGACGCGCCGTCGGGCACGGCGCTGCTGCTGGGTGAGGCCGCAGCCAAGGGGCGCGGCGTGGTTCTGGCGGATGAAGCCGTGCGCGGGCGCGATGGTATCACCGGCGCGCGAAAAGCCGGGACCATCGGTTTCGCATCGTTGCGTGGCGGCAGCGTGGCGGGCGACCATTCGGTGCATTTCCTTGCCGATAATGAACGCCTGACTTTCTCGCACCTTGCTGAAAATCGTGGGATCTTTGCCAAAGGCGCGATCCGGGCGGCCGAATGGCTGCTGGGCAGGAAACCGGGGCGCTATACGATGCCGGAAGTATTGGGGCTTTGACGTGAAGCGGGCGGATGTCTTCGAATTCTTCCGCCGGCTGGCCGAGGCCAATCCCGCACCCGAAACGGAGCTCGAATACGGCAATGTCTACCAGTTGCTGGTGGCGGTGACGCTTTCGGCGCAGGCGACCGACGTGGGCGTGAACAAGGCGACGCGGAAGCTCTTCGCGATCGTCAAGACCCCGCAGGACATGCTCGATCTGGGCGAAGAGGGCCTGAAAGCGCACATCAAGACCATCGGCCTGTTCAATGCCAAGGCGAAGAACGTGATGGCCATGGCCGAAATACTCGTGCGTGTGCATGGCGGCGAGGTTCCGGCGGACCGCGATTTGCTGACGCAATTGCCGGGGGTTGGCCGCAAGACCGCCAATGTCGTGATGAACTGCGCGTTCGGGGCGGAAACCTTTGCCGTGGATACGCATATCTTCCGTGTCGGCAATCGTACCGGCATGGCGAAGGGAAAGACGCCGCTGGCCGTTGAGAAGGAGCTGGAGAAGAAAGTCCCCCAGCCGTTCCGCGTGGGCGCACATCACTGGCTGATCCTGCACGGACGCTATGTGTGCAAGGCGCGGACGCCCGAATGCTGGCATTGTGGTGTGGTTGACCTTTGCGGGTACAAGGCCAAGGTGCTGGAGAAGGGGGCCAAACCGGCTGCGCCGAAGAAGCCTTCCGCAGCACGATAAAAGGAGAGCATGACATGAAGCGCATGACTTCGATTTTGCTGGCCGCCGCCGTGTTGAGCGGTTGCGCTGCGCAAGGCAGCAATCCGTCCGCGCGCGACGGACGCGGCAAGGATGTTCCTGCCGCAAGGATCGTGGGTGAACCGGTCGATTGCATACCGATCCGCACGATCCAGGAAAGCCGCGTTCGCGATGACTGGACCATCGATTTCCGGGTCGGCGGCAACCGCTGGTATCGCAACAGCCTGCCAAATCGTTGCAGCAGCCTGGGGCTGGAGCGGGCGTTCTCCTATTCCACGTCGCTCAGCCAGTTGTGCAATGTTGATATCATCACGGTGATTTCCAGCAGCGGCGGCCCCGGCCCGATCAATCGCGGATCGTGCGGGCTGGGTGAATTTACGCCGGTGGAGCTGGTCAAGTAGGCTTACCAAGGTTCGGGCGTTTGATCATGCTGGGTGCTCGGCGGCTCAGTCTTCGAAGTTTGCCGGATCGAGATTCAGTCCCGCGCGGCCGTCCGCCGCAGTGTGTGACGGGGCGTGGGGCGGTTCGGCATCGGGGTCCATCGTGGGTTGCAACATGCCTTCCCACTTGGTGATGACCGATGTGGCCACGGCATTGCCCACCACATTGGTGGCGCTGCGGCCCATATCGAGGAAGTGATCGACGCCCAGCACCAGCGCGATGCCTTCCACCGGCAGGCCGAACTGGTTGAGCGTGGCTGCGATCACCACCAGGCTGGCGCGCGGCACCCCGGCAATGCCCTTTGACGTGACCATCAGCGTCAGCAGCATCACGATCTGGCTGGAAATCGGCAGGTCGATGCCATAGGCCTGCGCGATGAAGATCGCGGCAAAGCTGGTGTAGATCATCGACCCATCAAGGTTGAAGCTGTAGCCGAGCGGCAGCACGAAGCCTGAGATACGCCGCGGGACGCCGAAGCGGTCAAGCTG
This genomic interval from Novosphingobium sp. CECT 9465 contains the following:
- a CDS encoding Mrp/NBP35 family ATP-binding protein, which encodes MTAERKARVIIAVGSGKGGVGKSTLSANLAVAMARLGRKVGLVDADIYGPSQPRLLSTEGRRPEAEGNKMIPIPSPYGVPMLSMGHLVQPGQAIAWRGPMAGNALGQLIDAHWGDVEIIVVDLPPGTGDVQLTMLAKHKPAGAVIVSTPQDLALMDATRAIGLFEQGQVPLIGMVENMAGYICPHCGEESDPFGHGGAEAAARTMGLPFLGRVPLDLAIRRESDAGNPPAAGDSPQAEAFLSIASGVLAWLDAKR
- a CDS encoding molybdopterin cofactor-binding domain-containing protein codes for the protein MRLTRRGLLVGAGVGGALLIAFPLIPRRHAVPLVAGKDEHVVDAFLKVGKVRTGRGRTDCVLTVAVPFCEMGQGITTLVAQVVADEAGADWRKVAVEAAPISPAYADPVLSARWAPLWMPAFAALGDDPTGILPRLHAEREPLMMTADGTALAAFEAPLREAGAALRAMMAQAAADRWGVGWEECDTRDNFVLHQNKRLSFADLLDSAVDYDPPSVPVLRAEPPHERPGQFPEGAPARHPRLDLPAKVDGSFTFAGDVRLPGMVFAAIAHGPQGASVLSTYDKQAAARVRGLVGVVHARRWLAAAATTWHAADKAVRAMEPRFRADGPVADSERMLVALDKALTRGEPARLMAEGDPDPLLAKPTLSARYDVEPAFHAPLETASATARMRQGKLELWIATQAPERARRAAARMAGLSRHDVIVYPMHAGGSFDARLDVRIAAEVTAIAVTLNKPVQLTYSRWQESLAGVPRTPLSAQLDGALSPDKARVLGWRARLAVPATARESGARLLDGRGIRDAMELQDSTDPMACAGAMPLYRIPEKAVDQVPVALGLPTARFRGQAHGYTAFFTESFIDELAHLAGKEPLSFRIGMLEGEQRLVDCLSGVARLAQWGGGIEASGQGIACHRMDMTTGTDSQRSGFIAVVATARAEAGVVRVERLSAYADIGRIINMDIARQQIEGGLMFGLAHAVGGASGYARGRPLAGHLSQLGLPLLADCPKVDIAFADSKAEPFDPGELGMVAVAPAVANALFSATGARFRRLPLISEGL
- the hemH gene encoding ferrochelatase, with the protein product MERMQSKMPGDHPTILTGKVGVLVVNLGTPDAPDARSVKRYLKQFLSDRRVVEIPALLWQPILRGIILNTRPKKSAHAYAQVWSEDGSPLAAITKAQARALQARLGDAAIVRHAMRYQSPAMADELDALLAAGCERILVAPLYPHYSGATTASALDAVADWIKARRRLPALRTLPPYHDDPAYIGALHADLSRQIDTLDFVPELLLLSYHGMPERTLHLGDPYHCHCRKTSRLVAERFAASHPSLRIETTFQSRFGRAKWLEPATDAVLIAEGQKGTRAIAIAAPGFSADCLETLEELAIRGRDDFIAAGGTHFAALACLNAGNEGMAMIEALVRRELAGWL
- the rpsT gene encoding 30S ribosomal protein S20 — protein: MANTPQARKRIRRNDRRAEINGNRLSRIRTFVKKVESALEGGDKTAAAEALMAAQPELARGVARGVMHKNTVARKLSRLTKRVAAL
- the dnaA gene encoding chromosomal replication initiator protein DnaA, which translates into the protein MIEDQEALDLAADWADISQGLKKDLGSQLHAQWIKPIQLGAFCKETGTLDLFLPTEFSANWVADRFADRLSLAWKIARSEVRQVRITVHPRRRSLPELRIGGETSVQPRATSHMAASPVMSDTALSGLDPSLTFAEFVSGSANVLAVNAAQRMAAIETPQFSPLYLKGSTGQGKTHLLHAIGHTFAANKPGARIFYCSAERFMIEFVQAMRSNEMIEFKSRLRGFDMLLVDDIQFIIGKASTQEEFLHTIDALMSAGKRLVVAADRAPQALDGVEQRLLSRLSMGLVADIQPADIELRRKILEHRLVRFGSTQVPSDVIEFLARTINRNVRELVGGLNKLIAYAQLTGQPVSLQLAEEQLTDILSANRRRITIDEIQRTVCQFYRVDRTEMASKRRARAVVRPRQVAMYLAKVLTPRSYPEIGRKFGGRDHSTVIHAVRLIEELRTRDADMDGDVRTLLRQLED
- a CDS encoding HesA/MoeB/ThiF family protein, translating into MTPDRLDRFARHIVLPEVGAVGQARLASSHVVLVGMGGIGSPALQYLAGAGIGKLTLIDDDLVEASNLQRQTIYAEPDIGQPKAAAAAAWVAAFDPALVVVSHVTRITCDNAARLIAGADVVLDGCDNFATRLAVSDACVAAGIPLTSAALGRFQGQIANFAGHRTDHACYRCFVGDAFDAEDCDSCADLGVLGAMVGMVGAFGAMAAMRVLLEGVSTLGDPQWGQLHVLDGLKPSLRTMRIAKDPECGGCNSIE
- a CDS encoding NAD-dependent deacylase; protein product: MKRPRNIVILTGAGISAESGIDTFRGGGGLWEQHRVEDVATPEAFASDPDLVLRFYDMRREAIQTRQPNPAHLALARLDREWPKQAGGEVLIVTQNVDDLHERGGALNVLHMHGEHLTAWCTACDRRHRWTGPLIHRPPCPSCSEPALRPDIVWFGEIPYRMDEIYEALSAADLFVSIGTSGAVYPAAGLVRTARDLGLRTLELNLERSQGSAWFHETRLGPASEVVPAWVDDLLD
- the dapB gene encoding 4-hydroxy-tetrahydrodipicolinate reductase; the encoded protein is MTRIGIIGSAGRMGNALQAAIAAAGHDYAGGIDKDGDPLALAKACDVLVDFSAPGALEFNLDAAIHARVPIVVGTTGLEERHHWLVDSAAVSIPVLQTGNTSLGVTLLSHLVQEAAQRLGEDWDIEIVETHHRMKVDAPSGTALLLGEAAAKGRGVVLADEAVRGRDGITGARKAGTIGFASLRGGSVAGDHSVHFLADNERLTFSHLAENRGIFAKGAIRAAEWLLGRKPGRYTMPEVLGL
- the nth gene encoding endonuclease III; translated protein: MKRADVFEFFRRLAEANPAPETELEYGNVYQLLVAVTLSAQATDVGVNKATRKLFAIVKTPQDMLDLGEEGLKAHIKTIGLFNAKAKNVMAMAEILVRVHGGEVPADRDLLTQLPGVGRKTANVVMNCAFGAETFAVDTHIFRVGNRTGMAKGKTPLAVEKELEKKVPQPFRVGAHHWLILHGRYVCKARTPECWHCGVVDLCGYKAKVLEKGAKPAAPKKPSAAR
- a CDS encoding lipoprotein is translated as MKRMTSILLAAAVLSGCAAQGSNPSARDGRGKDVPAARIVGEPVDCIPIRTIQESRVRDDWTIDFRVGGNRWYRNSLPNRCSSLGLERAFSYSTSLSQLCNVDIITVISSSGGPGPINRGSCGLGEFTPVELVK